A genome region from Tissierellales bacterium includes the following:
- a CDS encoding ferritin-like domain-containing protein, which produces IEPEKFSRENALEIVKEDLESMRELATDIRNAADEEGDFETVAMFEDYVAYYSLKIWFVKSMLK; this is translated from the coding sequence AATAGAGCCAGAAAAATTTTCTAGAGAAAATGCTTTAGAAATAGTTAAAGAAGATTTAGAATCTATGAGAGAGTTAGCAACTGATATTAGAAATGCTGCAGACGAAGAGGGAGATTTTGAAACTGTAGCTATGTTTGAAGATTATGTTGCATACTATAGCTTGAAAATATGGTTTGTTAAATCAATGTTAAAATAA